The following are from one region of the Gambusia affinis linkage group LG02, SWU_Gaff_1.0, whole genome shotgun sequence genome:
- the LOC122841546 gene encoding normal mucosa of esophagus-specific gene 1 protein-like isoform X1 — protein MSGFFQLLMKRKEVIPIVGIMAFAAAGAPSVAIYFLFHKNDVILNKTSNPEPWERVDPTKPQKFVTINQKWKPVETLEMVKSMTK, from the exons atgtccGGATTCTTCCAGTTGTTGATGAAAAGGAAGGAG GTGATTCCTATTGTGGGAATTATGGCgtttgctgcagcaggagcaCCATCAGTTgccatctattttctgttccACAAGAATGACGtgat TTTGAACAAGACTTCAAATCCAGAACCTTGGGAACGAGTGGACCCAACAAAACCTCAAAag tttgtcacCATCAATCAGAAATGGAAACCAGTGGAGACTCTGGAAATGGTGAAGTCCATGACCAAATAA